In a single window of the Phycisphaerae bacterium genome:
- a CDS encoding sugar phosphate isomerase/epimerase: METQQPFDRGGLSRRAFIQSASVIAGTAAVAGMAGGPGAAKAAELAEPTAKGRMKVGCLSWCFHSFAGGVDPTEAIDTVGGLGFDGIELIVNAREDMKTVWAGESLDRIRSRLDRHKLQVSQFVLFQPVVPGLASPEKRVRDENVGAFEAGCRIAAKLNAPIIDIVSPWPTGYGAEHGYLPRFYEMSNPGRDDKFHIGIADDFEWSKVWSDFVETTRECVRLAGSLGLKMTIEHHTHCLIHDATSFMWLCEAVGDRNLGYNLDAGWTLSQREYPPLAIHKVGPRLMNLHMRDIDGQMRRFPPFGTGVMDHKAIVEACRKIHFNGFFSIEQDKGGFDMLETCKRYLRIMREDIG, from the coding sequence ATGGAGACCCAACAGCCGTTCGATCGGGGTGGCCTGAGCCGCCGGGCGTTCATTCAATCGGCCTCGGTGATTGCGGGCACGGCGGCCGTGGCGGGCATGGCGGGCGGACCGGGTGCGGCCAAGGCCGCCGAGTTGGCGGAGCCGACCGCGAAGGGCCGGATGAAGGTTGGCTGTCTGAGCTGGTGTTTCCACAGTTTCGCGGGCGGGGTGGATCCGACCGAGGCCATCGACACGGTTGGTGGCCTGGGGTTTGACGGTATCGAACTGATCGTCAACGCCCGCGAGGACATGAAGACGGTCTGGGCGGGTGAGAGCCTGGACCGGATTCGCTCGCGGTTGGACAGGCACAAGCTGCAGGTGTCGCAATTCGTTCTCTTTCAGCCGGTTGTTCCCGGGCTGGCCAGCCCGGAGAAGAGGGTCCGTGACGAGAACGTTGGCGCCTTTGAGGCCGGCTGTCGGATTGCCGCCAAGTTGAATGCTCCGATCATCGACATTGTGTCGCCCTGGCCTACGGGTTACGGCGCGGAGCATGGTTATCTGCCGCGTTTTTACGAGATGTCCAATCCGGGCCGTGACGACAAGTTCCACATTGGGATTGCCGACGATTTCGAGTGGTCGAAGGTCTGGAGCGATTTCGTCGAGACGACGCGTGAGTGCGTTCGTCTGGCGGGATCGTTGGGCTTGAAGATGACCATCGAGCATCACACGCATTGTCTGATTCACGACGCCACCTCGTTCATGTGGCTGTGCGAGGCCGTTGGCGACCGCAACCTGGGCTACAATCTCGATGCCGGCTGGACGCTGTCGCAGCGGGAGTATCCCCCGCTGGCGATCCACAAGGTTGGCCCGCGGCTCATGAACCTGCACATGCGGGACATTGACGGGCAGATGCGCCGTTTTCCGCCGTTCGGCACCGGGGTCATGGATCACAAGGCGATCGTCGAGGCATGCCGGAAGATTCACTTCAACGGTTTCTTCTCCATTGAGCAGGACAAGGGTGGTTTCGACATGCTGGAGACCTGCAAGCGATATCTCCGCATTATGCGGGAGGACATTGGCTGA
- a CDS encoding SUMF1/EgtB/PvdO family nonheme iron enzyme — MRTALEAIAAVAFVAAPSLVLGEIKTEVVRVGNPGNPADTSGLGATSYEFFMSKYVVTNDEYALFLNAVAKNGDAFALYHPGMAFHRLGGIARRGAGTSASPFSYHVKPGMGRMPVNFVSYFDAIRFANWMTNGYLMSGTEWGSYTITGGGPDSGSVGPRTGNGPWVVPTEDEWYKAAYYDPAKAGTGGYWQYATRRDEGPVDSGRVIAGMIAEVGGLFSELTSAYGTVGQWGNVREWTESQLGGEYVLRGVVLTELDKGKDQSRTLVAGNHADAFTGFRIARISTITGEPVSRLGLGSLRQDIVDTGFGGMGVTGMSWVSQDGGFSGGGGGGGGGGSAGLSDSSMSQDTPEAFSVPTFPDSPQHPIPDITDGSDDSNPPSDPPVTPEPATSLMLIFGAAVFLHSRRR; from the coding sequence ATGAGAACCGCACTCGAGGCGATTGCCGCCGTGGCGTTCGTGGCCGCTCCTTCTCTGGTCCTCGGTGAAATCAAGACTGAAGTCGTTCGGGTTGGCAACCCGGGAAATCCCGCCGACACGTCGGGTCTGGGTGCTACTTCCTATGAGTTCTTCATGAGCAAGTACGTCGTGACCAACGACGAGTATGCTCTTTTTCTCAATGCGGTGGCCAAGAACGGTGATGCCTTTGCCCTGTACCATCCGGGGATGGCTTTTCACAGGCTGGGAGGGATCGCGCGTCGCGGGGCGGGGACGTCGGCGTCGCCGTTCAGCTATCACGTCAAGCCCGGCATGGGCAGGATGCCGGTCAACTTCGTATCGTATTTCGACGCCATCCGGTTCGCGAACTGGATGACCAACGGCTACCTGATGAGCGGTACCGAGTGGGGTTCCTACACGATCACCGGCGGCGGGCCGGATTCCGGCAGCGTGGGGCCGCGGACCGGCAACGGTCCCTGGGTCGTGCCCACCGAGGATGAATGGTACAAGGCCGCCTACTATGATCCAGCGAAGGCCGGTACCGGCGGATACTGGCAATATGCCACTCGGCGGGACGAGGGTCCTGTTGACTCCGGCCGGGTGATCGCGGGCATGATCGCGGAGGTCGGCGGCCTGTTCAGCGAGTTGACCAGTGCGTACGGCACGGTGGGCCAATGGGGCAATGTGCGTGAATGGACGGAGAGCCAGCTGGGCGGCGAGTACGTGCTTCGTGGTGTCGTTCTGACCGAGTTGGACAAGGGCAAGGATCAGTCGCGCACGCTGGTGGCGGGCAACCACGCGGATGCGTTCACTGGTTTCCGGATTGCCCGGATCTCGACCATCACCGGTGAGCCGGTTTCCCGGCTGGGGCTGGGCAGTCTTCGGCAGGACATTGTGGACACCGGATTCGGCGGCATGGGCGTGACCGGTATGAGTTGGGTGAGCCAGGATGGCGGTTTCTCGGGGGGTGGCGGTGGCGGTGGCGGCGGTGGTTCGGCCGGGCTGTCTGATTCCTCGATGAGCCAGGACACCCCGGAGGCCTTTTCCGTGCCCACGTTCCCGGATTCGCCCCAGCACCCGATTCCGGACATCACGGACGGCTCGGATGACAGTAATCCTCCCTCGGATCCTCCGGTGACTCCGGAGCCGGCCACGAGTCTCATGCTGATCTTCGGGGCGGCGGTGTTTCTCCATTCGCGGCGGCGTTGA
- a CDS encoding 3-isopropylmalate dehydrogenase has translation MLNIAVIGGDGTGPEVVAEGLKVLKAVAAKAGFQYNTTDFDLSGRAYLARGGDPKAQNIPLVTPEQTSELRKYDAIYLGAVGDPNIAPGIMEKGLLLHLRFVLDQYINLRPVRLYPGVESPLRDKGPEHISFDVIRENTEDLYAGTGGFLRKGTPQEVSTQEMITTRFGAERCIRYAFEFARAKKRAGTGKGKLTLVHKTNVLTYCGDTWFRTFHEIGQKDYPDIERDYNHVDACCMWFIKSPEFYDTIVVPNMFGDIITDLAAMIQGGLGVAAGGNVNPEGVSMFEPMGGSAPKYTRQNVINPIAAIAAMGMLLRVVGGQKKDAPVERAGTLVEEAIQKTCPKMKSQSAGKMGYGTSQVGDLVCSAL, from the coding sequence GTGCTGAACATAGCTGTCATCGGTGGGGATGGTACCGGACCTGAAGTCGTGGCCGAAGGCCTCAAGGTACTCAAGGCGGTAGCCGCGAAGGCCGGGTTCCAGTACAACACGACCGACTTCGATCTCAGCGGCAGGGCCTACCTGGCCCGCGGCGGCGATCCCAAGGCCCAGAACATCCCCCTGGTCACCCCCGAGCAGACCAGCGAACTCCGCAAGTACGACGCGATCTACCTCGGAGCGGTCGGCGACCCGAACATCGCCCCGGGAATCATGGAGAAAGGCCTCCTGCTGCATCTCCGCTTCGTGCTCGACCAGTACATCAACCTCCGCCCGGTCAGACTCTACCCCGGCGTCGAGTCGCCGCTCAGAGACAAGGGTCCCGAGCACATCAGCTTCGATGTTATCCGGGAGAACACCGAAGACCTCTACGCGGGCACGGGCGGCTTCCTCCGCAAGGGCACACCCCAGGAGGTCTCCACCCAGGAGATGATCACCACCCGCTTCGGCGCCGAGCGATGCATCCGCTATGCCTTCGAGTTCGCCCGAGCCAAGAAGAGAGCGGGCACGGGCAAGGGTAAGCTCACCCTCGTCCACAAGACCAACGTCCTGACCTATTGCGGCGACACGTGGTTCCGGACGTTCCACGAGATCGGCCAAAAGGACTATCCCGATATTGAGCGGGATTACAACCATGTCGATGCCTGCTGCATGTGGTTCATCAAGAGCCCCGAGTTCTACGATACCATCGTCGTCCCCAACATGTTTGGTGACATCATTACCGACTTGGCGGCCATGATCCAGGGCGGATTAGGGGTGGCGGCCGGCGGCAATGTCAATCCCGAGGGCGTCAGCATGTTCGAGCCCATGGGCGGCAGTGCCCCGAAGTACACGAGGCAGAATGTCATCAATCCGATTGCCGCCATCGCCGCCATGGGCATGCTGCTCCGCGTCGTCGGTGGACAGAAGAAAGACGCCCCCGTCGAACGAGCCGGCACTCTGGTTGAGGAAGCGATCCAGAAGACCTGCCCGAAGATGAAGAGCCAGTCGGCAGGCAAGATGGGGTACGGCACGAGCCAGGTCGGCGACCTGGTCTGCTCAGCCCTCTAG
- a CDS encoding carbon-nitrogen hydrolase family protein: MRRSAAVFGLLILGCSGCLDEGRLPAVRSSPAGVRVGGIVLKWIAADKDRNLARAEPLIREAAGQGARIVVTTECFLDGYAIRDKGIPQGRWLDLAEPIPGGDYFERVRRLADELDIHLVAGMLERDGEQTCNTAVLIGPDGRLIGKYRKQDLGHELARNTPGHDSPVFETPYGRVGLIICADRRNAALVRRIAERGVDLIMCPSGGMWGPEKNDFHLQDRSRENRVPIVFVHPIEFLVTAADGSILDRRFVEKGMEVKVEQIGTVADAHLVAICDVPLGVK; the protein is encoded by the coding sequence ATGCGAAGATCTGCGGCGGTCTTTGGCCTGTTGATCTTGGGATGTTCGGGTTGCCTGGATGAAGGGAGGCTTCCGGCCGTTCGTTCGTCTCCTGCCGGGGTTCGGGTTGGCGGCATCGTTCTCAAGTGGATCGCCGCCGACAAAGATCGGAATCTGGCTAGAGCCGAGCCGCTGATTCGTGAAGCCGCGGGTCAAGGCGCGAGGATTGTCGTCACGACCGAGTGTTTTCTTGACGGCTACGCCATCCGCGACAAGGGAATTCCGCAGGGTCGTTGGCTGGATCTCGCCGAACCGATCCCCGGAGGCGACTATTTCGAGCGTGTTCGCCGGCTGGCCGATGAACTCGACATTCATCTTGTGGCGGGTATGCTGGAGCGTGACGGCGAGCAGACCTGCAATACGGCTGTTCTGATCGGGCCTGATGGCCGGCTGATCGGCAAGTACCGCAAGCAGGATTTGGGGCATGAGCTTGCCCGCAACACGCCGGGCCACGACAGTCCGGTGTTTGAGACGCCTTACGGGCGAGTTGGCCTTATCATCTGCGCCGACCGGCGCAACGCCGCCCTGGTCAGGCGCATCGCCGAGCGGGGGGTCGACCTGATCATGTGTCCTTCCGGTGGCATGTGGGGGCCGGAGAAGAACGACTTTCACCTGCAGGACCGTTCGCGTGAGAACCGCGTGCCGATTGTGTTCGTTCATCCGATTGAGTTTCTGGTAACTGCCGCGGACGGCTCGATCCTGGATCGGCGATTTGTTGAGAAGGGCATGGAGGTGAAGGTGGAGCAGATCGGAACGGTGGCCGACGCCCACCTGGTGGCGATCTGCGACGTGCCGCTGGGCGTGAAGTGA
- a CDS encoding glucosamine-6-phosphate isomerase, which translates to MARPLSTIAPGWWDYTTLPRELLAEVSRLTAEDILKLGREGFRVVFYDDLREFFLAEALEYIEAWRQARPDEPVGICGPIGPTEQLPLVAQLVNALEINLGHAHFWGMDEWYMNGKEVGEDHPLSFAKCDREMCFNRIRPDLRMPESNLHFPKADPAAYIRSWSEARCAIMQGGQGEVKHWAFNDPPKRAGKHADEPPTPAEYRRQTTRVVELHPLTLVQNARTSGGGNIPSVPNMAISVGPVETWRAGRVSIWHPGWHDNPFGIRLSAYMISKRLPDASVPMSLLADHPNVQFNYYRPGIGTCDAEMH; encoded by the coding sequence ATGGCACGGCCGTTGAGCACGATTGCACCGGGCTGGTGGGATTACACGACATTGCCCAGGGAACTGCTTGCGGAGGTCTCTCGCCTCACGGCTGAGGACATCCTGAAGCTGGGGCGAGAGGGGTTCCGGGTCGTGTTCTATGACGACCTGCGGGAGTTCTTCCTGGCAGAGGCTTTGGAGTACATTGAGGCCTGGCGTCAGGCCAGGCCGGACGAACCGGTGGGTATCTGCGGTCCGATCGGGCCGACCGAGCAGTTGCCGCTGGTGGCCCAGCTGGTCAATGCCCTGGAGATCAACCTGGGCCACGCCCACTTCTGGGGCATGGACGAGTGGTACATGAACGGGAAGGAGGTGGGTGAGGATCACCCGTTATCGTTCGCCAAGTGCGATCGGGAGATGTGCTTCAACCGCATCCGGCCGGACCTGAGGATGCCGGAGTCGAACCTCCATTTCCCCAAAGCTGATCCGGCCGCGTACATCCGGAGCTGGTCCGAGGCCCGGTGCGCGATCATGCAGGGTGGGCAGGGCGAGGTCAAGCACTGGGCATTCAACGACCCGCCCAAGCGCGCGGGCAAGCATGCCGACGAGCCTCCGACGCCGGCCGAGTATCGCAGGCAGACCACCCGGGTGGTCGAGCTTCACCCGTTGACCCTGGTGCAAAACGCCCGGACCTCTGGGGGTGGCAACATCCCGAGCGTACCGAACATGGCGATCAGCGTGGGGCCGGTGGAGACTTGGCGGGCGGGCAGGGTATCGATCTGGCATCCTGGGTGGCACGACAACCCGTTCGGCATCCGGCTCAGCGCGTACATGATCTCCAAGCGGCTGCCGGACGCCTCGGTGCCGATGTCTCTGCTGGCCGACCATCCGAACGTCCAGTTCAACTACTACCGGCCGGGCATTGGGACCTGTGACGCGGAGATGCACTGA